In Solenopsis invicta isolate M01_SB chromosome 13, UNIL_Sinv_3.0, whole genome shotgun sequence, one DNA window encodes the following:
- the LOC113005811 gene encoding uncharacterized protein LOC113005811 produces MKTKKQVRDNDARSSLMNALHDVRRGIPLRQASKMYGISKSTLHDKLKNKSKIDSTMGPSTVLSPEEEKELLNWIFYNSEKGFPVTKDQFLDSVQLLIGQLQRINPFTNNRPGRHWYEAFIRRHPELSRRIAQNLTTIRASVTEDCLRKWFNEVRQHLLKKELLFIDASRYFNCDESSFLLCPKAEQVIVKKGAKSVYKIVNADEKEALTTLVMISASGVMAPPMIMYAYKRIPVIITQNIPKRWSIGTSDKGWMTAESFYEYVTNVFYPWLKTTNIVFPVVLFVDGHSSHLTLPLSNFCRQHEIELIALYPNATHILQPLDVAVFHPLKSSWKKTVNNWRLENNGGRLKKEMFAPLLQKAIDSIDLASMAKNGFQTCGLYPFTPDAVNFNVLNKQKKSEAKKTEEAEKTEEASKMDMIKYINFFEQQLPEGMIDKFKAAETAGVWNYEIENEGLFRYWLEINRKTGNSPDKIQF; encoded by the coding sequence ATGAAGACAAAAAAGCAAGTAAGAGACAATGATGCTCGGTCATCATTGATGAATGCACTGCATGATGTTCGTCGAGGGATTCCGCTTAGACAAGCCAGCAAAATGTACGGAATATCAAAAAGTACGCTacacgataaattaaaaaacaaatcaaaAATTGACTCTACAATGGGACCATCGACCGTTCTGTCTCCAGAAGAAGAAAAGGAGTTACTTAACTGGATTttttataacagcgaaaaagGCTTTCCGGTGACGAAGGATCAATTTTTAGATAGCGTGCAATTATTAATAGGTCAGTTGCAAAGAATAAATCCTTTCACGAATAACAGACCTGGACGTCACTGGTATGAGGCATTTATTCGTCGACACCCTGAGCTGTCACGTCGAATTGCGCAAAATTTAACAACTATAAGAGCATCAGTTACTGAAGATTGTTTAAGAAAGTGGTTTAATGAAGTTCGTCAGCACTTGCTAAAAAAAGAACTGCTTTTTATTGATGCTTCACGGTACTTTAATTGCGACGAAAGCTCCTTTTTATTATGTCCAAAAGCAGAGCaagttattgtcaaaaaagGTGCTAAAtcagtatataaaattgtaaatgctGACGAAAAAGAGGCACTGACAACATTAGTAATGATTAGCGCTTCCGGAGTTATGGCACCTCCTATGATAATGTACGCTTATAAAAGAATACCAGTAATTATAACACAGAACATCCCGAAACGCTGGAGCATTGGAACTTCAGACAAAGGATGGATGACTGCTGAGTCGTTTTATGAATATGTTACTAACGTATTCTACCCCTGGCTGAAAACCACTAACATTGTATTCCCTGTAGTATTATTTGTGGATGGTCATTCCTCGCATTTGACATTGCCTTTGAGCAATTTTTGTCGACAGCATGAGATTGAGTTAATAGCTCTGTACCCGAACGCCACGCATATTTTGCAGCCATTAGATGTAGCGGTGTTCCATCCTTTAAAATCATCGTGGAAGAAAACTGTCAATAATTGGAGGCTAGAAAATAATGGAGGACGTCTGAAAAAAGAGATGTTTGCCCCACTGTTACAAAAAGCTATTGATTCAATAGATCTTGCCTCCATGGCTAAAAATGGATTTCAAACGTGTGGACTCTATCCTTTTACACCGGATGCcgttaattttaatgttttgaacAAGCAGAAGAAATCTGAAGCTAAGAAAACTGAAGAAGCTGAGAAAACTGAAGAAGCTAGTAAAATGGAtatgataaaatacattaatttttttgaacaacAATTGCCGGAAGGAATGATCGACAAATTTAAAGCGGCAGAGACAGCAGGAGTCTGGAATTATGAAATTGAAAATGAAGGTCTTTTTCGGTACTGGTTGGAGATTAACAGGAAAACCGGTAACTCACCTGACAAAATCCAATTTTGA